Within the Candidatus Reidiella endopervernicosa genome, the region TATCACCGCCAAGGGTGACTACGAGAGTATGGCGGCCTGCATGATCGTAATGGGACAGCTCACCACTGAGATGTCGCGAAAGCACGGTGAATTCACCGAGAATCAGGTCGAGAACAACACCAATCGCACCATCAGGCGCGTGCTGCGTCGCTCGCTCAACTTTGGCAATGTTCAGGTTGAGATGTCGTGTAACGATACCCGCGAACCACAACGCTTCCTGCTCAACCTCTCCTACCAGAGACACACCCGCTAATCGGCGCAAAAGCCGTTTTCCACATACCGATATCACCCCCCTGTGGGGTGTAAAGCGCGTCGCTACAAGTCTTTTTGGCTTGACTGATTCTAAATTCCACCGAAGTCTCTGCCTGTGGTACATTCCGCATCGAAATATGACGGTTGAAATACATTTTTGTGACAGCAATGGGGCGGGTTATGGAACTGAAGAACATCAACAAGATAGAAGCGGCAACCACTGAAAGTCGGGGTGAGTTCTTCAGACTAGGTACGGCATTGCTGTTTATTGTTGGTGTAATGCTCTATACCGGCGTGCGAGGTGAGGCACCGGTCAACTACATGCTGGTGATCGCCGCAATGATCGGCGGTTACATGGCGATGAATATCGGTGCCAACGATGTCGCCAATAATGTCGGCCCTGCGGTTGGTTCCAAGGCGCTGACCCTGACAGGTGCCATTGTCATCGCAGCCATTTTCGAGGCCTCTGGTGCGCTGATCGCAGGTGGCGAGGTGGTCGGTACCATCCGTAAGGGGATTATCGACCCGGCGCTGATCAGTGATCCCAATACCTTTGTCTGGTTGATGATGGCCGCGCTGCTGGCCGGTGCGCTGTGGCTCAATGTGGCGACCGTTATGGGTGCACCTGTCTCCACCACCCATTCAATCGTTGGTGGTGTTCTGGGAGCCGGTATTGCGGCTGGCGGCTGGGGAATCGCTGATTGGGGTAAGGTCGGCGCGATTGCTGCGAGCTGGATAATCTCACCGCTGATGGGAGGCCTGATTGCTGCTGCCTTCCTGCTTCTGGTCAAACGAACAATTACCTATAAAAAGGAGATGCTCGTCGCGGCCAAGCGAATGGTGCCGCTGCTGGTTGGCGTTATGGTCTGGGCCTTCTCCACCTACCTGATCCTCAAGGGTTTGAAGAAGATCTGGAAGGTCGATTTTGTCACGGCATTCTCCATCGGTCTGGCGATCGCCGTCCTGGCCATCGTTGTTGTTCGTCCACTGGTTGCTCGTGCTGCAGAGCTCTACCCGAATGAGAAGAGTAGTGTTAACCGACTCTTCACCCTGCCACTGATCTTCGCGGCAGCGCTGCTTAGCTTCGCCCATGGCGCCAACGATGTCGCCAATGCGGTCGGTCCGCTGGCTGCGATCTACGATGTTATTTCACACGGCGGTGCCGAGGTGTCAACGAAGGCGGCAATTCCGCTGTGGGTGATGATGGTTGGTGCGATCGGCATCGCCGTTGGTCTCGCCCTCTATGGTCCCAAGCTGATTCGTACCGTTGGTACTGAAATTACCGAAATGGATCAGATGCGCGCCTACTGCATCGCAATGGCGGCCGCGATCACCGTGATTATCGCCACGCAGATGGGGCTGCCGGTCTCATCAACGCACATTGCTGTCGGTGGCGTATTTGGTGTCGGCTTCCTGCGGGAGTACATAAAGGCCTCCTATGCGCGCATGGTTGAGGATATCAAGGCGCACCATCCCGATGGTGATCAGGCGGCTATCGAGGCGTTCCTGATCGACTTTAAGGATGCCTCGGTCGATGAGAAGGGACGTATGCTGGCGGAACTGAAACAGCGGGCCAAGGAGCAGACCGATCCCGCACATCTGACCAAACGTGAGCGCAAGGATCTGCGCAAGGTCTATCGTCAGGAGCTGGTGAAGCGTTCTCATTTGCTGAAAATTGCTGCGGCCTGGATTATTACCGTGCCGGTCTCAGCCGCAATCGCCGCAATGATATTCTTCATGATACGCGGCATAATGCTTCCGTAAGGTTCATCCGCGAGGCGGGGGTGATAATCATCCCGGTCTGCATCTGCACTGTGGATGAACGCCTCCGATAAAAGGTGGGAAAGGTTATCCGGTGCTAAGAAAGATATTTCTACCCACAATCTTTGTCGTTCTCGGCTACGGTTTCTGGATTAGCCCTGACTTCAAAGAGATTGCTGCCGGTGTGGCAATCTTCCTCTTCGGCATGCTCTCGCTGGAGGAGGGCTTTCGCGCCTTCACCGGCGGTATCCTCGAACGTATTCTTAAATTCTCAACCGATCGACTGTGGAAGAGCGTCAGCTTTGGTGTGCTGAGCACCACCCTGATGCAGTCGAGCTCACTGGTCTCGGTCATCACCATTTCCTTCTTAAGCGCCGGTCTGCTTGGACTCTCTGAGGGTATCGGAATCATCTTTGGCGCCAATCTCGGCACTACCACGGGTGCCTGGCTAGTGGCGGGTCTGGGACTCAAGGTAAAGATATCCTCCTACGCGATGCCGATGTTGGTCTTCGGTGTGATCATGCTGTTCCAGAAACCTAAGGTAGTGAAGGGGCTCGGTTACGTGCTGGCTGGCCTCGGCTTCCTGTTCCTCGGTATTCACCATATGAAGGAGGGTTTTGAGGCATTCCGTGAGACGATCGATCTGGCCGAATATGCCGTCGGCGGTTATCCCGGACTATTCCTGTTCGCCCTGATTGGCATCGCGGCTACGGTGATCATGCAGTCGAGTCACGCCACCCTGGTGCTGATTATTACTGCCCTGGCGGCGGGGCAGATTACCTATGAGAACGCCCTGGCGCTTGCTATTGGTGCCAACGTCGGCACCACCATTACCGCCATCATCGGGTCACTCAGTGCCAACGAACAGGGCAAGCGACTGGCCGGTGCCCATCTGGTCTTCAATGTGGTGACCGGATTGATAGCGATCATCTTCATTGCCGAGTTTGTTCGTGCCGTTGATACTATCTCACTCTGGGTCGGTATCCGGGATGCCGACTACACGCTTAAGCTCGCCGTTTTCCACACCCTCTTTAACCTGGTCGGTGTGTTGGTGATGCTACCCTTCATCGGCAAGCTGGTGCAGTTCTTCGAGTGGTTTATCAAGACCCGTGAGCCCTCGATACTGGGCGTAAAATATCTCAATGATGCCTCGGTCGATTTCCCCGAAACGGCACTCGAGGCGGTACGCAACGAAACGCTGCACATCTACGATAACGCCGTGAAACTGATCGCCAACGGTATCAGTATGCCGCGAGAGTTGATCTTCTCAGATAGAGCCCTGGACAAGGCGGTGGCGCGGCAGGCGCGGATTATTGAGGTCGATATTGATGATCTCTACGAGCGCAGCATCAAGGGGATCTATAGCGAGATCGTCTCCTTTACCAGTCAGGCAACCTTTAGCTGGGAGATGGAGCAGACTGGAAAGATCCACTGGCTGCGCAACGCCAATCGAAATATCGTCGATTCGATTAAGGATATAAAACATCTGCGTAAAAACCTGCTGCGCTTTATCGTTACCGATAATGCAACGATTCGTGGTGAATATAATCGCCTACGTGTATTAGTCGCCTCGGTACTGCGCGAACTTGATCTGGCACGTCGTGCCGAGGGTGATGAGATGCCGCTGCTCTCTATCGATGCGCTCAAACTGATGGTCGAGGAGAGTGACGATCAGCTCAACGAACGACTGGTGGGTCTACTGCGTGATGAGCGGATAACGCCTGCGATGGCAACCTCACTAATGAATGACAGTGGTTATGCACTGGATGCCTGTCGCAATCTGTTGGAGATGGGTGAGACACTGTTTGTTCATCGTGATGAGGATGTGGCAGAGGCCGAACGCGATGTGGCGCTCAGTGATGAAGAAATCGACGATATTCTTGATGAAGGTGATAGCCGCTGAAGCGGTGGGAGAGTTGACGTGCAAGACGAGATCATCAAAAAGCTCAAGGCTTACTTCAGCAAGGGATTCAGAAAGAAACTGAAGAAAGAGGCGTCGTTGCAGGGGGTGATTGCACGACTGGCAGCTAAGGAGCAGAAGCTAAACGGTAAGCTCGCTGTTGCGACCGAGGAAGATGAGGTTAAACTGCTGCAAAAACAGATTAAGGTGCTGCACGCCCAGCGTAAAAAGGCCGAGAGGCTGATCGAAGATTAACCTTTTATATTTCCCTCATTCTCCCCGTTCTATTTTTCCACGCCGAAGTTCCATTCGGTAATAAACCCTTACGCAAGTGGGTAATGGTGCACTACGAAGTGTGCTACATAATATATTGGAAGTGCTAAGAAATTTACTCGAGGGCTGGAAGCGGGTAGATATCTTCGGTATGAATCGTGTGACCCAAATGGTGCGGTAAGAATAATAGTGAATGCATCAGAATTCAGGCTCGCTCTGGGCTTTGGCATTATCGTCCTGCTGATCTTTGCGCTCGGCGTGATCGGCCTGACGGAGATGCAGCGCCTGGACGATCGGCTCGAATATATCGTTGGAGAGCGCAACGTTAAGGTCTCCCTCGTCTCTACCATGCGCCACAAAGCCCGTGAACGTTCCATCTTTACCTTCATGATGCTGGATGAGAAGGATCCCTTCCTTCGCGATGATCTGCGCATGCGTTTTCATGAGGCGGCCAGTGAATTTATGGCGGCACGCGATCAACTTGAACAGATGCCGCTCTCCTCTGAAG harbors:
- a CDS encoding inorganic phosphate transporter — translated: MELKNINKIEAATTESRGEFFRLGTALLFIVGVMLYTGVRGEAPVNYMLVIAAMIGGYMAMNIGANDVANNVGPAVGSKALTLTGAIVIAAIFEASGALIAGGEVVGTIRKGIIDPALISDPNTFVWLMMAALLAGALWLNVATVMGAPVSTTHSIVGGVLGAGIAAGGWGIADWGKVGAIAASWIISPLMGGLIAAAFLLLVKRTITYKKEMLVAAKRMVPLLVGVMVWAFSTYLILKGLKKIWKVDFVTAFSIGLAIAVLAIVVVRPLVARAAELYPNEKSSVNRLFTLPLIFAAALLSFAHGANDVANAVGPLAAIYDVISHGGAEVSTKAAIPLWVMMVGAIGIAVGLALYGPKLIRTVGTEITEMDQMRAYCIAMAAAITVIIATQMGLPVSSTHIAVGGVFGVGFLREYIKASYARMVEDIKAHHPDGDQAAIEAFLIDFKDASVDEKGRMLAELKQRAKEQTDPAHLTKRERKDLRKVYRQELVKRSHLLKIAAAWIITVPVSAAIAAMIFFMIRGIMLP
- a CDS encoding Na/Pi cotransporter family protein — its product is MLRKIFLPTIFVVLGYGFWISPDFKEIAAGVAIFLFGMLSLEEGFRAFTGGILERILKFSTDRLWKSVSFGVLSTTLMQSSSLVSVITISFLSAGLLGLSEGIGIIFGANLGTTTGAWLVAGLGLKVKISSYAMPMLVFGVIMLFQKPKVVKGLGYVLAGLGFLFLGIHHMKEGFEAFRETIDLAEYAVGGYPGLFLFALIGIAATVIMQSSHATLVLIITALAAGQITYENALALAIGANVGTTITAIIGSLSANEQGKRLAGAHLVFNVVTGLIAIIFIAEFVRAVDTISLWVGIRDADYTLKLAVFHTLFNLVGVLVMLPFIGKLVQFFEWFIKTREPSILGVKYLNDASVDFPETALEAVRNETLHIYDNAVKLIANGISMPRELIFSDRALDKAVARQARIIEVDIDDLYERSIKGIYSEIVSFTSQATFSWEMEQTGKIHWLRNANRNIVDSIKDIKHLRKNLLRFIVTDNATIRGEYNRLRVLVASVLRELDLARRAEGDEMPLLSIDALKLMVEESDDQLNERLVGLLRDERITPAMATSLMNDSGYALDACRNLLEMGETLFVHRDEDVAEAERDVALSDEEIDDILDEGDSR